GACGGACGCCAGTCATACGCGACGATCGCCCGCGCCGTCGGCCTCTCGGAGGCCGCTGTGCGACAACGGGTACAGCGACTCCTCGATGCCGAGGTCATGCAGATCGTCGCGGTGACCGACCCGCTCCAGGTGGGCTTCCACCGCCAGGCCATGATCGGCATCTCCGTCGACGGCGACCTGCGTCCCGTGGGCGACGCGCTCGCGGCCATGTCCGAGGTGTCCTACGTGGTCACCACCGCCGGCAGCTTCGACCTGCTCGCCGAGATCGTCTGCGAGGACGACGACGAGCTGCTCGCCCTGCTCACCGGGCGCATCCGCACCCTGCCGGGCGTGCGCTCCACGGAGACCTTCGTCTATCTCAAGCTCAACAAGCAGCACTACAACTGGGGGACCCGATGACCCAACCGACCACCACCGCTCTCGGCACCGACATGCAGCAGGCGGCGCGCGACCACCTGTGGATGCACTTCACCCGCCACTCCGTCTACGAGGAGGGCGGCAAGGTCCCGATCATCGTCCGCGGTGAGGGCCACAAGATCTGGGACGACACCGGCCGTGAGTACATCGACGCCCTGGCCGGGCTCTTCGTCGTCCAGGTCGGCCACGGCCGCCAGGAGCTCGCCGAGACCGCGATGAAGCAGGCGGAGAAGCTCTCCTTCTTCCCCATCTGGTCCTATGCCCACCCGGCCGCCAT
The genomic region above belongs to Janibacter limosus and contains:
- a CDS encoding Lrp/AsnC family transcriptional regulator, which encodes MSAPVQLDAMSKQIIEHLQEDGRQSYATIARAVGLSEAAVRQRVQRLLDAEVMQIVAVTDPLQVGFHRQAMIGISVDGDLRPVGDALAAMSEVSYVVTTAGSFDLLAEIVCEDDDELLALLTGRIRTLPGVRSTETFVYLKLNKQHYNWGTR